In Ectothiorhodospiraceae bacterium 2226, a single window of DNA contains:
- a CDS encoding glycerol-3-phosphate dehydrogenase/oxidase: MERSAALEQLNARREPWDLVIIGGGATGLGIAVDAATRGYATLLLERGDFAHATSSRSTKLLHGGVRYLRQGNLKLVMGALRERSRVIANAPHLSNDQPFVIPTFRRGESLYYALGLGLYDRLAGRASLGRSRRLSAAQARAELPTLRPERLRGGVLYHDGQFDDARLAVTLARTAWSHGATVLNYCRVEALVHGGSEGRVNGVVARDLESDRQYEIPARAVINATGVFCDSVRRMAEPEAPALVAPSQGSHLVLDRRFLPGRNALMVPRTDDGRVLFAIPWHERVLVGTTDVAVPEPDAEPRPRPREIDFLLQHVGRYLRETPRPQDVLSVFAGLRPLVRAGKGGRTSGLARDHLLRVEEGLVTITGGKWTTYREMAEQTVDAAARSAGLPASPCRTADLRLFGAPQDAVTAALLAYPLRVYGTQAPALQALAAQHAEWAEPLHPRLPYLAGEVVWAARHEMARSVEDVLARRTRALLLDARASIEAAPRVARLLARELRRDAAWQARQVAAYTELALDHLTPEALALDFPQSGDARAHVRHRSGDS, from the coding sequence ATGGAACGATCCGCTGCCCTCGAGCAATTGAACGCCCGGCGCGAGCCGTGGGACCTCGTCATCATCGGCGGCGGCGCCACCGGCCTCGGCATCGCCGTCGACGCCGCCACGCGCGGCTACGCCACCCTCCTGCTGGAGCGCGGCGACTTCGCCCACGCCACCTCCAGCCGCAGCACCAAGCTGTTGCACGGCGGGGTGCGCTACCTGCGCCAGGGCAACCTGAAGCTGGTGATGGGTGCGTTGCGGGAGCGCTCGCGCGTGATCGCCAACGCGCCGCACCTCAGCAACGACCAGCCCTTTGTCATTCCCACCTTCCGGCGCGGCGAAAGCCTCTACTACGCCCTGGGGCTCGGACTCTACGACCGCTTGGCCGGGCGCGCCAGCCTCGGGCGTTCGCGCCGCCTGAGCGCCGCCCAGGCGCGTGCCGAGCTGCCGACGCTGCGTCCCGAGCGTCTACGCGGCGGCGTGCTGTATCACGACGGCCAGTTCGACGATGCGCGCCTCGCCGTCACCCTGGCGCGCACCGCGTGGAGTCACGGCGCCACGGTGCTGAACTACTGCCGGGTGGAGGCCCTGGTGCACGGCGGCAGCGAAGGCCGTGTCAATGGCGTGGTCGCACGCGACCTCGAGAGCGATCGGCAGTACGAGATCCCGGCGCGCGCGGTGATCAATGCGACCGGCGTGTTCTGCGATAGCGTGCGTCGGATGGCCGAACCCGAGGCGCCCGCACTGGTCGCCCCCAGCCAAGGGTCGCACTTGGTGCTGGACCGGCGGTTCCTGCCCGGCCGAAATGCGTTGATGGTCCCGCGGACCGACGACGGCCGTGTGCTGTTCGCCATACCCTGGCACGAACGCGTGCTGGTCGGCACCACCGACGTGGCCGTTCCGGAACCCGACGCAGAGCCACGCCCGCGCCCGCGCGAGATCGACTTCCTGCTGCAGCACGTCGGGCGTTACCTGCGTGAGACACCGCGCCCGCAGGACGTCCTCAGCGTGTTCGCGGGGCTGCGCCCGCTGGTGCGCGCCGGCAAGGGCGGCCGCACGTCCGGGCTGGCGCGGGATCACCTGCTGCGTGTCGAAGAGGGCTTGGTCACCATCACGGGCGGCAAGTGGACGACCTACCGCGAGATGGCCGAGCAGACGGTGGATGCGGCCGCTCGCTCGGCGGGGCTGCCCGCCAGCCCGTGTCGCACCGCCGACTTACGGCTGTTCGGCGCCCCGCAGGATGCGGTCACGGCGGCGCTGCTCGCTTATCCGCTGCGTGTCTACGGTACGCAAGCCCCAGCACTGCAGGCGCTGGCTGCGCAGCACGCGGAGTGGGCGGAGCCGCTACATCCGCGGCTGCCTTACCTCGCGGGGGAAGTGGTGTGGGCCGCGCGCCACGAGATGGCCCGCAGCGTCGAGGACGTGCTGGCCCGCCGCACGCGGGCCCTGCTGCTGGACGCCCGCGCGAGCATCGAAGCGGCGCCGCGGGTGGCGCGTCTGCTGGCCCGGGAACTGCGCAGGGACGCGGCGTGGCAGGCGCGCCAGGTGGCGGCCTACACCGAGCTTGCGCTGGACCATCTCACCCCTGAGGCGCTGGCCCTGGATTTTCCTCAGAGCGGCGACGCACGGGCCCATGTGCGCCACCGCTCCGGGGACAGCTGA
- a CDS encoding AAA family ATPase translates to MNEAEHDRLVKALCDPALYPHGARHVHHVRTHISSLLLTGPYVYKLKRPVDFGFLNFTRLDDRRHYCEEELRLNRRLAPGMYVDVVPIYGMVDAPRLTGEGPVLEYAVRMVQLPAWRADWATRPGAEARLRRLARRLAHFHAGVPRSDASSPYGTPEIVARHALDNFRALAPELPAADAAHVAHLEAWSRAGFRAKRAAFEQRRVAGYVRECHGDLHLGNVALVHGMPRVFDCIEFDPELRWIDVLSELAFLLMDLLVQGQRARAVTVLDTYLAATGDYAGLALLDDYLVYRALVRAKVAVLSHDVPGAHPYLAFAERVAAPGTGAFVLTCGVSGSGKSYVSDQLLAPLGAVRLRSDVERKRLYPEAAPGQLHAGRYSAAATEHTYTHLAEQAAALARAGMVALVDATFLERARRETFYGLARALGVPCAVLHFDAPAETLRARVQARAARGGDASEADLRVLEAQLAGAQPPEDDEPVIRVSSAGPLDVDVLLGALADYHVAPQRYLATPAGG, encoded by the coding sequence TTGAACGAGGCCGAACATGACCGACTGGTAAAAGCGCTTTGCGACCCGGCCCTGTACCCGCATGGCGCGCGCCATGTGCACCACGTACGCACCCACATCTCCTCGCTGCTGCTCACCGGACCGTATGTGTACAAGCTCAAGCGCCCGGTGGACTTCGGTTTTTTGAACTTCACCCGCCTGGACGACCGCCGCCACTACTGCGAGGAGGAGCTGCGCCTGAACCGACGCCTCGCGCCGGGCATGTACGTAGACGTCGTGCCGATTTATGGGATGGTCGACGCGCCGCGGCTGACCGGCGAGGGGCCGGTGCTGGAGTATGCGGTGCGTATGGTGCAACTGCCGGCCTGGCGCGCCGACTGGGCCACCCGTCCCGGCGCCGAGGCGCGCCTGCGCCGCCTCGCGCGGCGCTTGGCGCACTTCCACGCCGGTGTTCCCCGCAGCGACGCCTCCAGTCCCTACGGCACGCCCGAGATCGTCGCGCGCCACGCGCTGGACAACTTCCGCGCCCTCGCCCCAGAGCTCCCTGCCGCCGACGCCGCGCACGTCGCGCACCTCGAGGCCTGGAGCCGCGCCGGCTTCCGCGCCAAACGGGCCGCCTTCGAGCAGCGCCGCGTGGCCGGCTACGTGCGCGAATGCCACGGCGACCTGCATCTGGGCAACGTGGCCCTGGTGCACGGCATGCCGCGGGTGTTCGACTGCATCGAGTTCGACCCCGAGCTGCGCTGGATCGACGTGCTCAGCGAGCTGGCGTTCCTGCTCATGGATCTGCTGGTGCAGGGGCAGCGTGCACGCGCGGTGACGGTGCTCGACACATATCTGGCCGCGACGGGCGATTACGCGGGACTCGCCCTGCTGGACGACTACCTGGTCTACCGCGCCCTGGTGCGTGCCAAAGTCGCGGTACTGTCCCACGACGTGCCCGGGGCGCACCCCTACCTCGCCTTCGCCGAGCGCGTGGCGGCGCCGGGTACGGGCGCCTTCGTGCTCACCTGCGGCGTATCCGGTTCCGGCAAGAGCTATGTCTCCGACCAGCTACTCGCCCCGCTCGGCGCGGTGCGGCTGCGCTCGGACGTGGAGCGCAAGCGCCTGTACCCGGAGGCCGCCCCCGGGCAGCTGCACGCGGGACGCTACAGCGCCGCCGCCACCGAGCACACCTACACCCACCTCGCCGAGCAGGCCGCCGCGCTGGCGCGCGCGGGCATGGTGGCGCTGGTGGACGCCACCTTTCTCGAACGCGCACGGCGCGAGACCTTCTACGGTTTGGCGCGCGCACTGGGGGTGCCCTGCGCGGTGCTGCACTTCGACGCCCCCGCCGAGACCCTGCGCGCGCGGGTGCAGGCGCGCGCGGCGCGCGGCGGTGACGCCTCCGAGGCAGATCTGCGCGTGCTCGAGGCCCAGTTGGCGGGCGCGCAGCCGCCGGAGGACGACGAGCCGGTGATCCGCGTGTCCAGCGCCGGTCCGCTCGACGTGGACGTCCTCCTGGGCGCGCTGGCCGACTACCACGTCGCCCCCCAGCGCTACCTGGCCACGCCCGCGGGCGGTTGA
- the mrcB gene encoding penicillin-binding protein 1B: MPRTTKRRPSSRKRPKKSATPPAGPSVLRWLLWLTLPLLAVALAAGFAYTLYLDHLVSSRFEGQRWAVPARVYARSLEVYPGAPVSAEQFANELQRLGYRDDGAAAQQGSYARTGNVFQLVTRPYRHWDGREPSRRVRVEFDAAGVRSLGSLPDARAVDLVRLEPPHIASIYPSHHEDRVLVRLNEVPPLLVQALLAVEDRQFYDHHGILPRAIARAALANLRAGRTVQGGSTLTQQLVKNFYLDNRRAYTRKFNEAAMALLLEWRYDKDEILEAYLNEIYLGQDGRRAIHGFGLASRFYFGQPLDELDAGQIALLVALARGASFYDPRRHPQRARERRDLVLELMAREGYLDAATARRAAAAPLGVLERPPGINRYPAFLDLVRRQLRAHYREQDLSSEGLQIYTTLDPFAQQAAERAVRERMQGRAQAAELQAAAVITSVPHAEVLALVGGRDPRFAGFNRALDAVRPIGSLIKPAIYLTALEQGNYSLVSSLRDEPITLEGPRGEHWTPQNFDGRFEGPMPLYRALAESRNLPAVWLGLDLGVPNVLRTLQRLGVERRINPYPAALLGSVNLSPLEVAQAYQTLANGGFHAPLRAIREVTTADGQPLERYPLAISQVVEPGPAYLINTALQLAVSEGTGRALYRHLPREAAVAGKTGTTNDQRDAWFAGYTGDRLGVVWVGTDDNRSTGLTGSSGALPIWGDMIGAVAMRPLHLPPPEDIEMVWIARQSLLRASADCAQAMSLPFRAATAPADWDACAGYQPERGNGGWNWLRGLFQ; encoded by the coding sequence ATGCCACGCACGACCAAGCGCCGGCCCAGCAGCCGCAAGCGCCCCAAGAAGAGTGCCACTCCCCCCGCGGGCCCCAGCGTCCTGCGCTGGCTGCTGTGGCTCACGCTGCCGTTGTTGGCCGTGGCCTTGGCGGCAGGCTTCGCCTACACGCTGTATCTCGACCACCTAGTGAGCAGCCGCTTCGAGGGGCAGCGTTGGGCGGTACCCGCGCGGGTCTATGCCCGCTCCTTGGAGGTTTACCCCGGCGCCCCGGTCAGCGCCGAGCAGTTCGCCAACGAACTGCAGCGCCTCGGCTACCGTGACGACGGCGCCGCCGCCCAGCAGGGGAGCTACGCGCGCACCGGGAACGTGTTCCAGCTCGTCACGCGCCCGTACCGGCACTGGGACGGGCGCGAGCCCTCGCGGCGGGTGCGCGTGGAGTTCGACGCCGCCGGTGTCCGCTCGCTGGGCAGCCTACCGGATGCGCGCGCGGTGGATCTGGTGCGCCTGGAGCCGCCGCACATCGCCAGTATTTACCCCTCCCACCACGAGGACCGCGTACTGGTGCGCCTGAACGAGGTACCGCCGTTGCTGGTGCAGGCGTTGCTGGCGGTGGAGGACCGCCAGTTCTACGATCACCACGGCATCCTGCCGCGCGCCATCGCGCGCGCCGCGCTGGCCAACCTGCGCGCGGGACGGACCGTACAGGGCGGCAGCACGCTGACCCAGCAGTTGGTAAAGAATTTCTACCTGGACAACCGGCGCGCCTACACCCGCAAATTCAACGAGGCGGCCATGGCGCTGCTGCTCGAGTGGCGCTACGACAAGGACGAGATTCTCGAGGCCTACCTGAACGAGATCTACCTCGGTCAGGACGGGCGGCGCGCCATCCACGGCTTCGGCCTGGCGAGCCGGTTCTATTTCGGGCAGCCGCTGGACGAGCTGGACGCCGGCCAGATCGCCCTGCTGGTCGCGCTGGCGCGCGGCGCCTCGTTCTACGACCCGCGCCGCCACCCGCAGCGCGCGCGCGAACGCCGCGATCTGGTGTTGGAACTCATGGCGCGCGAGGGGTATCTCGACGCGGCGACCGCCCGGCGCGCGGCGGCCGCGCCCCTGGGGGTGCTGGAGCGCCCGCCGGGCATCAACCGCTATCCGGCCTTTCTGGACCTGGTGCGGCGCCAACTGCGCGCGCATTACCGCGAGCAGGACCTGAGCTCCGAGGGCCTGCAGATCTACACCACCCTGGATCCGTTCGCGCAGCAGGCGGCCGAGCGGGCCGTGCGCGAGCGCATGCAGGGGCGGGCGCAGGCGGCCGAGTTGCAGGCCGCCGCGGTGATCACCAGCGTGCCGCACGCCGAGGTGCTCGCCCTGGTCGGCGGCCGCGATCCGCGCTTCGCGGGCTTCAACCGGGCGCTGGACGCGGTGCGGCCCATCGGCTCGCTGATCAAGCCGGCCATCTACCTGACCGCGCTGGAGCAGGGGAACTACTCCTTGGTGTCGTCGCTGCGCGATGAGCCGATTACGCTCGAGGGCCCGCGCGGCGAGCACTGGACGCCGCAGAACTTCGACGGGCGCTTCGAGGGGCCGATGCCGCTGTACCGGGCCCTGGCCGAGTCGCGCAACCTGCCCGCGGTCTGGCTGGGGTTGGACCTGGGGGTGCCCAACGTGCTGAGAACGCTGCAGCGCCTCGGCGTGGAGCGGCGCATCAATCCGTATCCGGCGGCGCTGCTCGGTTCGGTCAACCTCAGCCCCTTGGAGGTGGCGCAGGCCTACCAAACCCTGGCCAACGGGGGCTTTCACGCGCCGCTGCGGGCGATCCGCGAGGTCACCACCGCCGACGGCCAGCCGCTGGAACGCTACCCGCTGGCGATCTCACAGGTGGTGGAGCCGGGGCCGGCCTACCTCATTAACACCGCCTTGCAACTGGCCGTGTCGGAGGGTACCGGGCGCGCGCTCTACCGCCATTTGCCGCGCGAGGCCGCGGTCGCCGGCAAGACCGGCACCACCAACGATCAGCGCGACGCCTGGTTTGCCGGCTATACCGGGGATCGCCTGGGCGTGGTGTGGGTGGGCACCGACGACAACCGCTCCACCGGCCTGACCGGCTCCAGCGGGGCCTTGCCGATCTGGGGTGATATGATCGGCGCGGTCGCCATGCGCCCCCTGCATCTGCCACCCCCGGAGGACATCGAGATGGTGTGGATCGCCCGCCAATCCCTGCTGCGCGCCAGCGCCGATTGCGCACAGGCCATGTCGTTGCCGTTCCGGGCCGCGACGGCACCGGCCGATTGGGACGCCTGCGCCGGCTACCAGCCCGAACGCGGCAACGGCGGTTGGAACTGGTTGCGCGGGTTGTTCCAATGA
- a CDS encoding sodium/solute symporter (Members of the Solute:Sodium Symporter (SSS), TC 2.A.21 as described in tcdb.org, catalyze solute:Na+ symport. Known solutes for members of the family include sugars, amino acids, nucleosides, inositols, vitamins, urea or anions, depending on the system.), with amino-acid sequence MDRFPISNIDLVVMGIYFLLVIGIGFWVARKTHSGDDLFLAGRSLTWGVIGLSLFASNISSTTLIGLSGQAYASGISVANYEWMAALVLVFMAIFVIPFYLRARLTTIPEFFGLRFNSAARNYFSVVTIFLSIVVDTAASLFAGALVLQVFFPQLVLWQTIVVLALVAGLYTAAGGLRAVVYTDTLQAVVLLTGAGILAYMVFGAHGFSWEAATASVPADHLSLVRPLDDPALPWLGLLIGLPVLGFYYWSANQYIAQRVLGARNVQHAQWGAMFGALLKLLPLFLMVLPGAMAIGLYPELENPDLVFPLLVTDLLPVGIVGLVLAGLLAAIMSTIDSTLNSSSTLVVVDFVKPRRPHWTPEQVGRAGRLATLAFMLIAAAWAPQIQHFPGLFAYLQQAFSYIVPPIVAVFLLGLFWRRGNAAGAIAGLALGHAVSLVGFLLAQAGVLTLHFTIVAGLLTLVSAAIFVIASLVSAPPPRERVEQTVWRRSALVATRGLHWYQDYRVHGAAILLLTGLTLYLFW; translated from the coding sequence ATGGACCGTTTTCCGATCAGCAATATCGATCTGGTGGTCATGGGGATCTACTTCCTCTTGGTCATCGGCATCGGCTTCTGGGTCGCCCGTAAGACGCACAGCGGCGACGATCTGTTTCTGGCCGGGCGCTCGCTCACCTGGGGCGTGATCGGCCTGTCGCTGTTCGCCTCCAACATCTCCAGCACGACGCTCATCGGCCTCTCCGGCCAGGCCTACGCGAGCGGCATCTCGGTCGCCAACTACGAGTGGATGGCCGCCCTGGTGCTGGTGTTCATGGCGATCTTCGTCATCCCGTTCTATCTGCGCGCGCGCCTGACCACCATCCCCGAGTTCTTCGGCCTGCGCTTCAACAGCGCCGCGCGCAACTACTTCTCCGTGGTCACCATCTTCCTCAGCATCGTGGTGGACACCGCCGCCAGTCTGTTCGCCGGCGCGCTGGTGCTGCAGGTGTTCTTCCCGCAGCTGGTGCTGTGGCAGACCATCGTGGTGCTGGCGCTGGTGGCGGGGCTGTATACGGCCGCGGGCGGGCTGCGCGCGGTGGTGTACACCGACACGCTGCAGGCCGTGGTGCTGCTGACCGGCGCGGGCATCCTCGCCTACATGGTGTTCGGCGCGCACGGCTTCTCCTGGGAGGCGGCCACCGCGAGCGTACCGGCCGACCACCTGTCGCTGGTGCGCCCGCTGGACGACCCCGCCCTGCCCTGGCTCGGCCTGCTCATCGGCCTGCCGGTGCTCGGGTTCTATTACTGGTCGGCCAACCAGTACATCGCGCAGCGCGTGCTGGGCGCGCGCAACGTGCAGCACGCCCAGTGGGGGGCGATGTTCGGCGCGCTGCTGAAGCTCCTGCCGCTGTTCCTGATGGTGCTGCCGGGGGCGATGGCCATCGGGTTGTATCCGGAGCTCGAGAACCCCGACCTGGTGTTCCCGCTGCTGGTCACCGACCTCTTGCCGGTGGGCATCGTGGGCTTGGTACTGGCGGGCCTGCTCGCGGCCATCATGTCCACTATCGACTCCACGCTGAACTCCTCCTCCACGCTGGTGGTGGTGGACTTCGTCAAGCCCCGGCGCCCGCACTGGACGCCGGAACAGGTCGGGCGCGCGGGGCGTCTGGCGACGCTGGCCTTCATGCTGATCGCGGCCGCCTGGGCGCCGCAGATCCAGCACTTCCCCGGCCTGTTCGCCTACCTGCAACAGGCCTTCTCCTACATCGTGCCGCCCATCGTGGCGGTGTTCCTGCTGGGGCTGTTCTGGCGGCGCGGCAACGCCGCCGGCGCCATCGCGGGGCTGGCGCTGGGTCACGCCGTGTCGCTGGTCGGCTTTCTGCTCGCGCAGGCCGGCGTGCTCACGCTGCACTTCACCATCGTGGCGGGCCTCCTGACCCTGGTGAGCGCGGCGATCTTCGTGATCGCGAGCCTCGTGAGCGCACCGCCGCCGCGCGAGCGTGTGGAGCAGACCGTATGGCGCCGCAGCGCGCTGGTCGCTACGCGCGGCCTGCACTGGTATCAGGACTACCGCGTCCACGGCGCGGCCATCCTGCTGCTGACGGGGCTTACGCTATACCTGTTCTGGTAG
- the glpK gene encoding glycerol kinase GlpK — protein sequence MKYILALDQGTTSSRAIVFDHAGQSKAIAQKEFRQIYPQPGWVEHDPNEIWSSQIGVAAEAITHAGLSGRDIAAIGITNQRETTVVWDKRTGQPVYNAIVWQDRRTAGLCDALREAGHEEVFRERTGLVLDAYLAGTKLRWILDNVEDARARAEAGELAFGTIDSWLLWKLSGGQLHVTDATNASRTLLFDIARQAWDDELCERLQVPRAMLPEVRDSSTVYGTTSGDLAGRRIPIAGVAGDQHAALFGQACTRRGMVKNTYGTGCFMLINTGDQPVPSRNRLLTTTAWRINGEAQYALEGSIFIAGAVVQWLRDGLGLIRSAAEVETLAASVPDNGGVYLVPAFVGLGAPHWDQYARGSIQGITRGTTAGHFARAALESIAYQVTDLIAAMQDDAGLTIGELRVDGGATANDTLMQFQANLLGVPVVRPKVTETTALGAAYLAGLAVDYWSGLDEIAAQWQVDRVFEPAMAREQADALRGGWQRAVERAKGWAQP from the coding sequence ATGAAGTACATACTGGCCCTGGACCAGGGCACCACGAGTTCGCGCGCCATCGTGTTCGACCACGCGGGGCAGAGCAAGGCCATCGCGCAGAAGGAGTTCCGCCAAATCTACCCGCAGCCGGGCTGGGTGGAGCACGACCCCAACGAGATCTGGTCATCGCAGATCGGCGTGGCGGCCGAGGCGATCACCCACGCGGGGCTGTCGGGACGCGACATCGCCGCCATCGGCATCACCAACCAGCGCGAGACCACCGTGGTGTGGGACAAGCGCACCGGCCAGCCCGTGTACAACGCCATCGTGTGGCAGGACCGGCGCACCGCGGGGCTGTGCGATGCGTTGCGCGAGGCGGGCCATGAAGAGGTGTTCCGGGAGCGAACCGGGCTGGTGCTGGACGCCTACCTCGCCGGCACCAAGCTGCGCTGGATCCTGGACAACGTCGAGGACGCCCGCGCGCGCGCCGAGGCGGGCGAGCTCGCCTTCGGCACCATCGACAGCTGGCTGCTGTGGAAGCTCTCCGGTGGGCAGCTGCACGTCACCGACGCCACCAACGCCTCGCGCACCCTGCTGTTCGACATCGCCCGCCAAGCCTGGGACGACGAGCTGTGCGAGCGCCTGCAGGTACCGCGCGCCATGCTGCCGGAGGTGCGCGACTCCAGCACCGTATACGGCACCACCTCGGGCGACCTCGCCGGGCGGCGCATCCCCATCGCCGGGGTCGCGGGCGACCAGCACGCGGCATTGTTCGGCCAAGCCTGCACCCGGCGCGGCATGGTCAAGAACACCTACGGCACCGGCTGCTTCATGTTGATCAACACCGGCGACCAGCCCGTGCCCTCGCGCAACCGCCTGCTCACCACCACCGCCTGGCGCATCAACGGTGAGGCGCAGTACGCGCTGGAGGGCAGCATCTTCATCGCCGGCGCCGTGGTGCAGTGGCTGCGCGACGGCCTGGGGCTGATCCGCAGCGCCGCCGAGGTGGAGACCCTGGCGGCCAGCGTGCCCGACAACGGCGGCGTGTACCTGGTGCCCGCCTTCGTGGGCCTCGGCGCCCCGCACTGGGACCAGTACGCGCGCGGGTCCATCCAGGGCATCACGCGCGGGACCACCGCCGGGCACTTCGCGCGCGCGGCGCTGGAGTCCATCGCCTACCAGGTCACCGACCTGATCGCCGCGATGCAGGACGACGCCGGCCTGACCATCGGCGAGTTGCGCGTGGACGGCGGCGCCACCGCCAACGACACCCTGATGCAGTTTCAGGCCAACCTGCTCGGCGTGCCGGTGGTGCGCCCCAAGGTCACCGAGACGACCGCGCTCGGCGCGGCCTATCTCGCCGGGCTGGCGGTCGATTACTGGAGCGGCCTCGACGAGATTGCCGCGCAGTGGCAGGTGGACCGGGTGTTCGAGCCCGCCATGGCACGCGAACAGGCCGACGCCCTGCGTGGCGGTTGGCAGCGCGCGGTCGAGCGGGCCAAAGGCTGGGCGCAGCCTTAG
- a CDS encoding tetratricopeptide repeat protein encodes MRHLTLPLLLVALLLGGCAAPLTRDEPPTRPAEPRADPVPPADAPAPGHPSVVEPAPGTTGAVLGLLQRANNAVIAGDLRTADALLERALRIEPSNAVVWHYLARVRFVQGHPEQAVAAASKSNALAGDNRAVIASNWRIIAEARRRQGDADGARTAAERAAAVAP; translated from the coding sequence ATGAGGCATCTGACGCTACCGCTGCTGCTCGTCGCCCTGCTGCTGGGCGGCTGCGCCGCGCCGCTGACGCGCGACGAGCCCCCGACCCGGCCGGCAGAGCCGCGGGCCGATCCGGTGCCGCCCGCCGACGCGCCGGCCCCCGGGCACCCCTCCGTCGTGGAGCCAGCGCCGGGCACTACCGGCGCCGTGCTCGGTCTGCTGCAGCGGGCGAACAACGCGGTGATCGCCGGCGATCTGCGTACCGCCGACGCCCTGCTCGAGCGCGCGCTGCGGATCGAACCCAGTAACGCCGTGGTGTGGCATTACCTCGCCCGCGTGCGCTTCGTGCAAGGCCATCCCGAGCAGGCCGTGGCAGCGGCCTCCAAGTCCAACGCCCTGGCCGGCGACAACCGCGCGGTAATTGCGTCCAACTGGCGCATCATCGCCGAGGCGCGGCGTCGGCAGGGCGACGCCGACGGTGCCCGCACCGCCGCCGAGCGTGCCGCCGCCGTCGCGCCCTAA